One Streptomyces sp. NBC_01217 genomic region harbors:
- a CDS encoding DUF742 domain-containing protein — MSRPRQDPDLVRPYVRTGGRTRPSKDVRLESLVFAATGTRPGLNPDARRVLALFAPSQGGGLSVAEIASALALPPSTTRILVADLIGHGLMTLAQGQDDGRPPASLIERVLNGLRAHA, encoded by the coding sequence ATGAGCAGGCCGCGGCAGGACCCGGATCTGGTCAGGCCCTACGTCCGCACGGGCGGACGCACCCGTCCCAGCAAGGACGTGCGCCTGGAGAGCCTGGTCTTCGCCGCGACCGGCACACGCCCCGGCCTGAACCCGGACGCACGTCGCGTGCTCGCCCTGTTCGCGCCCTCGCAAGGCGGAGGACTGTCCGTCGCCGAGATCGCCTCCGCCTTGGCCCTCCCACCCTCGACCACCCGGATTCTCGTCGCCGACCTCATCGGACACGGACTGATGACCCTTGCCCAGGGCCAGGACGACGGCCGGCCACCGGCCTCACTCATTGAAAGGGTTCTCAATGGACTCCGCGCTCACGCCTGA
- a CDS encoding glycoside hydrolase family 15 protein yields the protein MKRLPRIEQYGLIGDMQTSAHVCDDGSIDWLCLPRFDSPAPFAALLGTQKHGAWRIAPAAAYVGRAGAVAERRYVGESLVLETVWTTPSGSAKVTDFMPPRDGAPQVIRIVEGTVGEVAMVSTLRARPGYGRVSPWIHELGGRMIAEGGGDALWLDTSIELDEKDGAIVSSFTVAAGDTVPFVLSWEPSHGAAPEIPEPEAALAATLAFWEDLASQCTYNGAHREAFVRSLITLKAMTYAPSGGIVAAPTASLPEEIGGGRNWDYRYTWLRDASTTLTALLGSGYRQEAEAWRRWLLRAVAGDPENLQIMYGITGKGDLEERELGWLPGYENSVPVRVGNGAANQLQLDVYGYVIETLYLAHLGGVARCGDTAVLHQRLVKHLAERWEMPDEGIWEVRGERRHFVHSKVMAWVAVDRTIHLIEAGALDADLFALMELREAIHHEVCTRGFDTGRNTFTQSYGSQEVDAALLLIPRVGFLPPDDPRVLGTVGAVRQQLSTPEGFVRRYPTAGDHIGVDGLAGDEGTFLLCSFWMVDSLALTGRLDEARALFDRLLALRTDLGLLAEEYDHATGRQLGNFPQAYSHIGVIGSALLLQQLGSRAPAAKADVLLAAGV from the coding sequence ATGAAACGCCTTCCGCGTATCGAGCAGTACGGCCTGATCGGCGACATGCAGACCAGTGCCCACGTCTGCGACGACGGCTCGATCGACTGGCTGTGCCTTCCCCGCTTCGACTCGCCGGCACCCTTCGCTGCGCTGCTCGGAACGCAGAAGCACGGGGCGTGGCGCATAGCCCCGGCCGCCGCGTACGTAGGAAGAGCCGGTGCGGTTGCCGAGCGGCGCTATGTCGGCGAGTCCCTCGTGCTGGAGACGGTGTGGACGACGCCTTCCGGCAGCGCGAAGGTCACCGATTTCATGCCGCCCCGGGACGGAGCACCGCAGGTGATCCGGATCGTGGAGGGAACGGTCGGCGAGGTCGCGATGGTCTCCACGCTGCGTGCCCGCCCCGGCTACGGACGGGTCAGCCCGTGGATCCACGAGCTGGGGGGACGCATGATCGCCGAGGGCGGCGGGGACGCCCTGTGGCTGGACACGTCCATCGAACTGGACGAGAAGGACGGCGCGATCGTCAGCTCCTTCACGGTCGCCGCCGGCGACACCGTCCCCTTCGTCCTGAGCTGGGAGCCCTCTCACGGGGCCGCGCCGGAGATCCCGGAGCCCGAGGCGGCGCTCGCCGCGACCCTCGCGTTCTGGGAGGACTTGGCTAGTCAGTGCACCTACAACGGCGCTCACCGGGAAGCCTTCGTCCGGTCGCTGATCACCCTGAAGGCGATGACGTACGCCCCCAGCGGCGGCATCGTCGCCGCACCGACCGCGTCGCTGCCGGAGGAGATCGGCGGGGGCCGGAACTGGGACTATCGCTACACCTGGCTGCGCGACGCCTCCACCACCCTGACCGCCTTGCTCGGGTCGGGGTACCGGCAGGAGGCCGAGGCGTGGCGGCGGTGGCTGCTGCGGGCCGTGGCCGGCGATCCGGAGAACCTGCAAATCATGTACGGGATCACCGGGAAGGGTGATCTGGAGGAGCGGGAGCTGGGGTGGCTGCCCGGATACGAGAACTCGGTCCCGGTCCGGGTCGGCAACGGTGCTGCGAACCAGCTGCAGCTCGACGTGTACGGCTACGTGATCGAGACCCTGTACCTCGCGCACCTCGGCGGGGTCGCCCGCTGCGGCGACACCGCCGTCCTGCACCAGCGGCTGGTCAAGCACCTTGCCGAGCGGTGGGAGATGCCCGACGAGGGGATCTGGGAAGTCCGAGGTGAGCGCCGCCACTTCGTGCACTCCAAGGTCATGGCCTGGGTCGCGGTCGACCGGACGATCCACCTGATCGAGGCCGGCGCCCTGGACGCCGACCTGTTCGCTCTGATGGAACTGCGCGAGGCCATCCACCACGAGGTGTGCACTCGCGGCTTCGACACGGGCCGCAACACCTTCACGCAGTCGTACGGATCGCAGGAGGTCGATGCCGCCCTGCTGCTGATCCCCCGGGTGGGATTCCTGCCCCCCGACGACCCCCGCGTGCTGGGGACGGTGGGGGCAGTGCGCCAGCAACTGTCCACCCCGGAGGGATTCGTACGGCGCTACCCGACCGCCGGCGACCACATCGGGGTCGACGGCCTGGCCGGTGACGAGGGGACCTTCCTGCTCTGCTCGTTCTGGATGGTCGACTCGCTCGCCCTGACCGGCCGCCTGGACGAAGCCCGCGCTCTCTTCGACCGGCTCCTGGCCCTGCGCACCGACCTCGGCCTGCTCGCCGAGGAGTACGACCACGCCACCGGGCGGCAACTCGGCAACTTCCCGCAGGCGTACAGCCACATCGGAGTGATCGGGTCCGCGCTTCTACTGCAGCAGCTCGGCTCGCGGGCGCCCGCAGCCAAGGCCGACGTGCTCCTGGCGGCGGGTGTCTGA
- a CDS encoding roadblock/LC7 domain-containing protein, with protein MSDKNIGWLLESLEDTAGVEYAVLVAADGMSPAHTDRLQRERAEKISAIASTLWGASRAYDRETNGGGVRQFVMESVDHIHLLIPAGKNTMLAVRTNSPHADIGVISEAALRLAASVGDRLGVKTRVADGTEPLA; from the coding sequence ATGAGCGACAAGAACATCGGCTGGCTCCTCGAAAGCCTGGAGGACACCGCCGGCGTGGAGTACGCCGTCCTGGTCGCCGCGGACGGCATGAGCCCGGCCCACACCGACCGGCTGCAGCGCGAACGCGCCGAGAAGATCTCGGCGATCGCCTCCACGCTATGGGGTGCATCACGGGCCTACGACCGGGAGACGAACGGCGGTGGCGTCCGCCAGTTCGTCATGGAGTCGGTCGACCACATCCACCTGCTCATCCCGGCCGGCAAGAACACGATGCTAGCCGTCCGGACCAACAGCCCCCACGCGGACATCGGTGTGATCAGCGAGGCCGCCCTGCGCCTGGCCGCGAGCGTGGGCGACCGGCTGGGTGTCAAGACGCGCGTCGCCGACGGCACGGAACCACTGGCATGA
- a CDS encoding ATP-binding protein, whose product MNATATTMVILLATAAIVAVAAAWVAHRRWQKARQQAHLLAREQQATERALQKLVHDTLPQIHQAGGRISVPSPAPELAGTLVGERLTAAVKGTAGVVQAVVRDIQYAAHQEIEQAKTLGAEELRRSHTAAQEEIARVRATALRSTEAAVRSVSSALVGMAAKTSRKVSEGVREHEDDAAFETLTGIDHTVQQMLLVAQGWTILAGGKLTRHWPTTTLTDVVRAAMGYVEDYQRVQPQELNVAVRTRVVGPVVHTLALLLDNALRFSPPQSKVHVSFEQGHHGVTIFVDDSGLRMTPEQLDAARDILTGYRTDDITQLGARPQTGFRVAAALASTYGFRVDVQAPNSLLGTRALLTLPQDLLTTTPQAPPALTKPAQDAPPPLALAPVPAGQPPALAPFPVTPQPALTPAPAAGESGQARPAARTTDSGLTVRDRRTAPAPAPAPRPANAEPGRASVIAAWARGTQRARTEQNTQLPIADTDQGHDS is encoded by the coding sequence ATGAACGCGACCGCCACCACCATGGTCATCCTGCTCGCCACTGCGGCCATAGTCGCCGTGGCAGCGGCCTGGGTCGCCCACCGCCGCTGGCAGAAGGCGCGGCAGCAGGCCCACCTCCTGGCCCGCGAACAACAGGCGACCGAGCGTGCCCTGCAGAAACTGGTCCACGACACGCTGCCCCAGATCCACCAGGCGGGCGGTCGGATCTCCGTGCCGTCCCCTGCACCGGAACTGGCCGGCACCCTGGTCGGTGAGCGGCTGACCGCGGCGGTCAAGGGCACCGCCGGCGTCGTCCAGGCTGTGGTGCGCGACATCCAGTACGCGGCGCACCAGGAGATCGAACAGGCGAAGACGCTCGGAGCGGAGGAGTTGCGGCGTTCGCACACCGCCGCGCAGGAAGAGATCGCGCGTGTACGTGCCACGGCCTTGCGGTCGACCGAGGCTGCGGTGCGCAGTGTGTCGTCGGCGCTCGTGGGCATGGCGGCCAAGACCAGCCGCAAGGTCAGCGAAGGCGTGCGCGAGCACGAGGACGACGCCGCGTTCGAGACGCTGACCGGTATCGACCACACGGTCCAGCAGATGTTGCTGGTCGCCCAGGGCTGGACCATCCTGGCCGGCGGCAAGTTGACCCGGCATTGGCCCACGACGACGCTGACCGATGTGGTGCGGGCCGCGATGGGCTACGTCGAGGACTACCAGCGCGTACAACCTCAGGAACTCAACGTCGCGGTGAGGACCCGCGTGGTCGGGCCCGTGGTGCACACCCTCGCGCTCCTGCTGGACAACGCACTGCGTTTCTCGCCACCACAGTCGAAAGTGCACGTGTCCTTCGAGCAGGGCCACCACGGGGTCACCATCTTCGTGGACGACAGCGGCCTGCGGATGACGCCTGAGCAGCTCGACGCTGCCCGGGACATCCTTACCGGGTACCGCACGGACGACATCACGCAGCTCGGCGCCCGCCCGCAGACCGGATTCAGGGTCGCCGCCGCCCTCGCGAGCACCTACGGATTCCGGGTCGACGTCCAGGCACCCAACTCCCTGCTGGGCACCCGCGCGCTCCTCACCCTCCCCCAGGACCTCCTCACCACGACACCGCAGGCGCCGCCGGCACTCACGAAACCGGCACAGGACGCTCCGCCGCCGCTCGCGCTCGCCCCCGTCCCGGCCGGCCAGCCGCCCGCGCTCGCCCCGTTCCCGGTGACCCCGCAGCCCGCGCTCACCCCCGCCCCGGCGGCCGGGGAGTCCGGCCAGGCACGCCCCGCTGCCCGTACGACCGACAGTGGGCTGACGGTGCGCGACCGCCGAACCGCACCTGCCCCCGCTCCCGCCCCACGCCCGGCCAACGCCGAGCCGGGACGAGCGAGCGTGATTGCCGCCTGGGCCCGTGGCACCCAACGCGCCCGCACCGAGCAAAACACCCAACTCCCCATCGCCGACACCGATCAAGGACATGACTCATGA
- a CDS encoding cytochrome P450 family protein, translating to MPEQQILVLDPTGSDPDAEHQALRERGSATLVDILGVRAWSVSDPALLKQLLTSKDVSKDGRAHWPAFAETVPTWPLALWVAVENMFTAYGDNHSRLRRMVAPALSARRTAALQADIEALVASMLDDLDALPAGEVADLREHLAYPLPIAVIGKLMGVPADRRTEFRTVVDNVFATHLSAEEQAANTAALYGLLDALIEIKRTEPGEDMTSLLIAARDEEDGSALSHAELRDTLLLMISAGYETTVNVIDQAITTLLSDPQQLAHVRDGRCTWQDVVEETLRHQPAVKHLPLRYARTDIPLPDGQTIKTGEAILASYAAANRHPDWHKDADRFDATRPSKEHLAFGHGVHFCLGAPLARLEVATALRLLFERFPDAQLATERAALEALPSLISNGHTSVPVRLRPTSSR from the coding sequence ATGCCCGAACAGCAGATACTCGTCCTCGACCCGACCGGATCCGACCCGGACGCTGAACACCAGGCCCTGCGCGAGCGCGGCTCCGCCACACTGGTGGACATCCTCGGCGTGCGCGCCTGGTCCGTCTCCGACCCGGCGCTCCTCAAGCAGCTCCTCACCAGCAAGGACGTCTCCAAGGACGGCCGCGCCCACTGGCCGGCCTTCGCCGAGACCGTGCCCACCTGGCCACTGGCCCTGTGGGTGGCGGTGGAGAACATGTTCACCGCCTACGGCGACAACCACAGCCGCCTGCGCCGCATGGTCGCCCCCGCCCTCTCGGCCCGCCGCACCGCCGCCCTCCAGGCGGACATCGAGGCCCTCGTGGCCAGCATGCTCGACGATCTCGACGCCCTCCCGGCCGGCGAGGTGGCCGACCTGCGCGAGCACCTCGCATACCCGCTCCCGATCGCCGTCATCGGCAAGCTCATGGGCGTCCCTGCCGACCGGCGCACCGAGTTCCGCACCGTGGTGGACAACGTGTTCGCCACCCACCTCTCCGCCGAGGAACAGGCCGCGAACACCGCCGCCCTGTATGGCCTGCTGGACGCCCTGATCGAGATCAAGCGCACCGAGCCTGGCGAGGACATGACCTCACTGCTGATCGCCGCCCGCGACGAGGAAGACGGCTCCGCCCTCAGCCACGCCGAGCTGCGCGACACGCTCCTGTTGATGATCAGCGCCGGGTACGAGACCACCGTCAACGTCATCGACCAGGCCATCACCACCCTGCTGTCCGACCCGCAGCAGCTCGCCCACGTCCGGGACGGCCGCTGCACCTGGCAGGACGTGGTCGAGGAGACCCTGCGCCACCAGCCCGCGGTCAAGCACCTTCCCCTGCGCTACGCCCGCACCGACATCCCCCTCCCGGACGGGCAGACGATCAAGACCGGTGAGGCGATCCTCGCCTCCTACGCCGCCGCCAACCGCCACCCCGACTGGCACAAGGACGCCGACCGCTTCGACGCTACCCGCCCCAGCAAGGAACACCTGGCCTTCGGACACGGCGTCCATTTCTGCCTCGGCGCCCCGCTGGCCCGCCTCGAAGTCGCCACCGCGCTGCGCCTGCTCTTCGAGCGCTTCCCCGACGCCCAACTCGCCACGGAGCGAGCCGCGCTGGAGGCGCTGCCGAGCCTGATCAGCAACGGACACACCTCCGTCCCCGTGCGTCTGCGCCCGACGTCGAGCCGCTGA
- a CDS encoding cytochrome P450 produces MSNAIHQIPLYEPDFAQHPHAAYQRMREQFGPLVPVDLAPGVPATLVVGYEEARRILGDPQRFPADPRRWQQSVPDACPIRPMMEWRPNALRSAGAEHARYRAANTSALGAVDQHALHAHVELVAEQTIKAFKAGGKADLLSQYAWPLAFRTLSHLLGCPAEVGHRIADGMAKIFDGVNASIGNQILTQAVADLVALRRRQPGDDVTSRLLAHVARLNDTEMGHQLITLYGAGIEPLTNLITNTLLEMLTNSKFSGDLHAGDASVREALDSVLYRDPPLANFAMTYPTRPVDIGGFLLPADQPVVISYAACNNDPALGSHRSLGNRAHLAWGAGPHSCPASSHAYLIAEAAILHILDALPEMDLDGHRDDLVWRPGPFHRSLVALPVTFPTS; encoded by the coding sequence GTGAGCAACGCGATCCACCAAATTCCCCTGTACGAACCGGACTTCGCCCAGCATCCGCACGCCGCCTACCAGCGCATGCGCGAGCAGTTCGGCCCCCTGGTCCCCGTGGACCTGGCCCCCGGAGTGCCCGCCACGCTGGTCGTCGGCTACGAGGAGGCGCGCCGCATTCTCGGCGACCCGCAGCGCTTTCCCGCCGACCCGCGCCGGTGGCAGCAGTCTGTCCCCGACGCCTGCCCCATCCGGCCGATGATGGAGTGGCGCCCCAACGCCCTGCGGTCGGCCGGCGCCGAACACGCCCGCTACCGAGCCGCGAACACCTCGGCCCTGGGAGCCGTCGACCAGCACGCGCTGCACGCTCATGTCGAACTGGTCGCCGAACAGACCATCAAAGCCTTCAAGGCCGGCGGCAAAGCGGACCTGCTGTCGCAGTACGCCTGGCCTCTGGCGTTTCGGACGCTCAGCCACCTGCTCGGCTGCCCCGCCGAGGTCGGCCACCGGATCGCGGACGGGATGGCGAAGATCTTCGACGGGGTCAACGCCTCCATTGGTAACCAGATCCTCACCCAGGCCGTGGCGGACCTCGTCGCCTTGCGCCGCCGGCAGCCCGGCGACGATGTGACCAGCAGGCTCCTCGCCCACGTCGCCCGGCTGAATGACACCGAGATGGGCCACCAGCTCATCACCCTCTATGGGGCGGGCATCGAGCCCCTGACCAACCTGATCACGAACACGCTCCTGGAGATGCTCACCAACAGTAAGTTCTCCGGAGACCTGCACGCCGGCGACGCCTCCGTCCGCGAGGCCCTGGACAGCGTCCTCTACCGCGACCCCCCGCTGGCGAACTTCGCGATGACCTACCCGACCCGGCCGGTCGACATCGGCGGCTTCCTGCTTCCGGCCGACCAGCCGGTGGTCATCAGTTACGCCGCCTGCAATAACGACCCCGCCCTGGGATCCCACCGGTCTCTGGGCAATCGGGCCCACCTCGCCTGGGGAGCCGGCCCGCACAGCTGCCCGGCCAGCTCGCACGCGTACCTCATCGCCGAAGCCGCCATCCTCCACATCCTCGACGCCCTGCCCGAGATGGACCTCGACGGCCACCGCGACGACCTCGTCTGGCGCCCCGGCCCCTTCCACCGCTCGCTGGTCGCCCTGCCCGTCACCTTCCCCACAAGCTGA
- a CDS encoding GTP-binding protein: MDSALTPDRFVARTVTATAKIVVAGAFGVGKTTFVSSVSEVPPVHMEETITRASALVDDLARTPAKSTTTVGVDFGRKHLSDDLVLYLFGTPGQARFSFLWQELIIGALGALVLVDPRDLDASHEILGLLEENGVPYAVAVNQFDGAPHYPLDEVHEALALEGHTPLTVCDARERASCMQALIQLTEYLARLAHRLEPRP; this comes from the coding sequence ATGGACTCCGCGCTCACGCCTGACCGGTTCGTCGCGCGCACGGTGACGGCTACCGCGAAGATCGTGGTCGCCGGAGCCTTCGGCGTGGGCAAGACCACCTTCGTCAGCAGCGTCTCCGAGGTGCCTCCGGTCCACATGGAGGAGACCATCACCCGCGCGAGCGCCCTGGTCGACGATCTCGCCCGCACGCCGGCCAAGTCCACCACCACCGTCGGTGTGGACTTCGGGCGCAAGCACCTCAGCGACGACCTCGTGCTCTACCTGTTCGGAACACCAGGCCAGGCCCGATTCAGCTTCCTGTGGCAGGAGTTGATCATCGGCGCCCTCGGTGCCTTGGTCCTCGTCGACCCGCGTGACCTGGACGCCTCCCACGAAATCCTCGGCCTCCTCGAAGAGAACGGCGTCCCGTACGCGGTCGCGGTCAATCAGTTCGACGGCGCACCCCACTATCCGCTCGACGAGGTCCACGAGGCCCTCGCCCTGGAGGGACATACGCCGCTGACCGTGTGCGACGCCCGCGAGCGAGCGTCCTGCATGCAGGCCCTGATCCAGCTCACCGAATACCTCGCCCGTCTCGCGCACCGTCTGGAGCCCCGACCGTGA
- a CDS encoding DUF6415 family natural product biosynthesis protein, producing the protein MRLSLAPRREACQRVGRGRRDRVPAALGPQRNQAVAAAETVTLVLDEDSSLPESAADVEELARRLRGHISQLGVMASPGEPALCRAHQVGSESVPDGYMPSRVYLVKLAEATQELVATVQAHGVGPPKPTRRRPWWKPQINLLRGAVFAVAFACLVLAASVPRT; encoded by the coding sequence ATGCGTCTCTCGCTGGCTCCCCGCCGGGAAGCCTGTCAGCGCGTTGGTCGGGGCAGGCGGGATCGCGTCCCCGCCGCACTGGGTCCGCAGCGAAATCAGGCGGTGGCCGCAGCGGAGACGGTGACGCTCGTGCTGGACGAGGACTCGTCGCTGCCGGAGAGCGCCGCTGACGTGGAAGAACTCGCGCGGCGCCTGCGTGGCCACATCAGCCAACTCGGAGTCATGGCGTCGCCGGGAGAACCGGCCTTGTGCCGCGCGCACCAGGTCGGCTCGGAGAGCGTTCCCGACGGCTACATGCCCAGCAGGGTGTACCTGGTCAAGCTCGCCGAAGCGACCCAGGAACTCGTTGCGACCGTGCAAGCACACGGCGTCGGCCCCCCGAAGCCGACGCGGAGACGGCCTTGGTGGAAGCCGCAGATCAACCTGCTGCGCGGCGCGGTCTTCGCCGTCGCCTTCGCCTGCTTGGTTCTGGCCGCGTCGGTGCCCCGGACATGA